AAAGAAAGATCAATAAATTTTGCGATGCATTAGAAACATTAAACGCCGTAGAATTTGACGAAACAAACAACGCTTACAAAATCATTGCCCCTATTTGCGAGATAATGCAAAACAACGAAGAAAGGATAAAAAGCTTTTTAAGCGATGAAGAATATCACGCCGTTTTAAGCGCCTTTAAAATGGCTGAAAATCCAACCAACAAGTGCGATCAAGTTATAAACGCCAATCAGTCTCCAGAAAAAGTCAAAATCCGCCAAAATTTAGCTAAGGAATTTAAAGAGTTATGGCAAACCATCAACGCGCAAAGCCAGTTAAGCTATCAAAATATCCAAAAAAACAAGCTGATAGAATCTATCGCCAAAGCGTTTAATGAAAGCCAAGTGGTGCATGAGATAATCACTTTTGAAAGCAAAAGGTATGATGCAAAAACAAATCAAATCATCACAGAGCAATCAAACACCCTAAAAATCAAAAACTACGCTAACGCCTTACAAAAAGAAATCAACGCGCTTCTGCTTGACTTTGCCAAAGATGAGCGCTTACCCTTAAAATTCACGCTTGAACTCTACAACGCTTTAAACAAAGAGCATTTTACAAACTCACCCAAAAAAGCCTTTAAATTGCTTAAAGGCATCATTAAAGATAAGTTGCATGAAAATTTGCTTTCTTGCGTGAGTTATGGATTTTGCCAAAACGCCTTTTCTAACACGGCTTTTGATAAAACCGATCCGCTTTATTTTGAAGATGGCTCGCCAAAAAATGAGATTGAAAAACACAAATTAGGCAAATACAAAAGCGCGCAAACTCCAAACCAAAACTATCTTTATGAGACGATCATTTATGATTCTAAAATTGAAGAAGAAGTGAGTGAAGAGCGGGTGCAAACACTGGAAGGTAAAAGAATAGAAGTTTTTGCCAAGCTCCCTAAATTTAAAATCCCAACGCCTTATAAAAACTATGAGCCTGATTTTGCTTATTTGCTTAAAGATGAAAAGGGTGCAAAAATCTTTTTTGTTTGCGAAACCAAAGGCTATGACAAAGAAAGCGATATCCCACCAGATGAAAAGCGTAAAATGGACTACGCTAAGATCTTTTTTGAAACGCTATCTCAAAATTTAAAGAACGCAAAAAAAGAAATACGAGTCGTTTTTGCCACACGCATTAACAAACAAGATTTATTGAGCGCGCTTAAAAGTGCATTAAAGGAAACGCCATGACAGACAAAAATCAAGCCAAAAAAATGGGTATCAACATTATCCAAAGCCAGCAAGAAAATAACCCCCTTTTTGACATGCTTTTAAAGAACTTCCCGCAAACGATAAAAGACGGACAAGTGAGCTTAAGCGCTATCAAAATGCTTTTAGGCTTTAATGAAAGCATGAACGATATCAGCGGCTATGAGCTCACTTGGACGGGAAAAGGGCTTGCCAACGCTCTTTATTCTGAACCTTGCCAAAAACAACTCAAATTACAAGAAAGTTTTACGCCCCAAACTTCAGCCAACAAACACTCCAACAACGCTATTATCATAGGCGACAATCTTGATGTGCTCAAACTTTTAAAATCCGCTTACAGCGAAAAAATCAAAATGATTTACATTGATCCGCCCTACAACACTGGAAACGATGATTTTATTTATCCGGATAATTTCAGGCAAGATTATCAAAAGATTTTAAGGGAAGTGGGTTTAATGGAAATAGATGAAAACGGAAAGGAAACAGAAAGCGAGAGCTTGAAATTTTTTAAAAACACTCAAGGGAGCGGAACGCATAGCGGTTGGCTCTCTTTCATGCTACCTCGCCTAAAACTCGCACGCGATTTGCTTAAAGAAGATGGCGTGATTTTTATTAGCATTGACGATAACGAATGCGCGAATTTAAAAATCTTGTGCGATGAAATTTTTGGGGAGGATAATTTTGTGGCTGAAATTGTTAGGAATACTAATAGTTCTAAAAATCAAAGTTTGTTTGTTTCTGTTTCGCATGAGTATTGTTTAATTTATGCAAAAGATATTTCATTTTTAAGTAAAAAACATGAGAATGATAAATGGCAAGTTCCAAAAAATAATGTTAAAGAATATTATTCAAGGGTTAAGACTTTACAAAATAAAGATTTAAGTAATGATGAAATTACAGAAGAATTAAAAGAACTAACAAAATATCCAAGATTTATGGATTTTACAAATTATTGGTATTTTGATGAAAAAGGACTTTATCGTAAGGATAATTTGGGAGGTGTAAAGAATGGTAATAAGTTTAAGATTATAAACCCCTTGACTAATCAAGAAGATCCTATTCCGCCCGGTGGCTTTAGATATTCCAAAGAAAAATTACAAGAGTTAATCAAAGACAATCGCATTCATTTCCATACAGATGGGAGTTTGCCTACTCTTAAAAGATATTTAGATGAAAATCATACACAGCGTCCTAAATCTATAATGAGTGATGATCAACGCCCTGACTATGCTCTATTACAAGAATTGTTTAATGGGATTATGGTTTTTGATAATCCTAAGCAAATGGCATTTATGCAGAGAATTATTGGGATTGCTACCGAAAAAGGCGACATCATCTTAGATTTTTTCGCCGGGAGCGGGACGACCGCGCATGCGGTGATGGAATTAAACGCAGAAGATAAAGGCAATAGGGAATTTATTTTAGTTCAAATTGACGAAGAGATAAAAGAAGATAAAAGTGCTTATGATTTTTGTAAGAATGTTTTAAAAAGCACAAAGCCTGTCATTAGCGATATTACCATAGAAAGGGTTAAAAGAGCCGCTCAAAAAATCATCGAATCTTCAAAAGATAGCGGTTTGGATTTAGGCTTTAAAGTTTATACCTTACAAGACAAAGCGCAAATTACAAACGACAAAGAAGAAATAACGCTTTTCAACCATTCTCATTTAACGCCCTTTGACAAAGCCCTAAATTTAGCCTTACAATGCGGCAAAACGCTCGATCAAGCGCTAGAGATTATCATCAAAGACAAACTCTACAAATGCGAAGACGCTTACTTTTGTATCGTGTGCGATAAAGAAGCGCAAGAATATTTAGCCAAAAGCAAAAACGAAATGATATTTTTAGACGGCTATGAAGAGATTGATTTAGAAGCCTTTCTCAATCTCAACGCTAGCTTTAAAGAGCGTTTAAGCGTGGTGTATTGATTGGAAATAAAAGGGGTTAAAACCGCTTGAGTGGTCTCGCTTCTAATCTTTTATTTATCCAATAGTTTGTTTTTGAGTATAATCCTACGAAAATTTTAAGGAACGGCATGGAGTTTTTAGGACTGATTTTAAGTCTGGCCGCTATTTTGATAGCGTTTAAAAAGCCTGAAAAAGAAAATTGGGCGTTTGGGATTTTGATTGTGGTGTGGTTAGTGGAGCTTATTATTTTTATAGCCCACAGCTCTAGCGTTTTGCCTAACATGAATCTATAAGGGGGATACATGGATAAAGAAGCTAAATTTTACAATCTTTTTTCTTTGGCAATTTTAGGGATTTTGATCTTTCCTGTGGGTTTGGCGAATTTTTATTTTGGCTATGTTTTGAAGGATTCGCCTTGTATTTTTTGCTGGGCGCAACGCATCAACATGATTTTAATAGGGGCGGTGGCGCTTTTGGTGGTGCGTTTTGGGTTTAAGCCTAAATACATTGCCTTGCTGTTGCTCATGGCTAGTAGCGGGCTATATGAGAGCTTTTATCATACGGGTAGTCATGCTTTAGAAGATGTGGGGCAGGGCTTTGCACTCGCTATTTTGGGCTTGCACACGCAGTTTTGGGCGCTTTTTGTCTTTTTTAGCGTGGTGGCGCTTTTAGCGGTCTTGCTCTTTTTTGCCCCTAATACCCAACTTTTTAAAGATGATTCGTTAAACGCACTCCAAAAAAGCGCTTTTTATGTTTTCCTTATAGTGGTGGGTTCTAACGCCGTGCAAGCGTTTATTTCTACCGGGCCTTTCCCTTACATAGGGCAAAGCGATCCGGTGCGTTTTTCTTGGAATTTGAAAGAATCGGTCTGGTCTATGGAGAATTGGGATCATTTGAAATTCCCAAGAAGCGTTTTAGGCAGAAGAGATGTGGGCGAGCCTTTGAAATTGAGCACTTTGCCTAAAGATAATGATTACGAGCATTCGCCTTTAGAAATTACAAAAACTCTAAAGATTGAAAAAAAAGAAGAACTTCCCTTAAAACTGAATGGAGCGATCACGGATTTGAATTTCAATGAAGACAAGGCGATTCTTACTACAGAAAACCAAGGGCTTTATCTTGTAAGTAACGATTTGAAAACCACTCATAGCCATATGGTGTTGGATAGCTATTACAGCGCGACGGTGGGGTCGTTCGTGGGGGCGGATTTTAACGAAGATGAAAACATTGTGATCATGGGCAATAATAAAACGAGCGTAGAAATCACTCCTAACAAAAACGCTAACGCGCTTAAAAATTTCCCTTATTTTTTAGAAGGGGCCAACTCTTTTGATGAAGTGGAACGCAGCCGCTTGAAAACTTCTAGGGCGAAAAACTATTATGTTAGCGCTGCAAGAAGAGGGGTTAAATTCACTTATTTGATCACTGCTCCTAACAAGCGTTATAAGGATTTGATTATTATTTCCATGCTTAATAGCGACAAACAAGCGCATGGGGAGTTTTTACTTGAACTAGGCAATGCCAAACTTAAAGAAAAAAGGAAATTGGGCGAGTTAGTCATCAGCGCGTTAGCTTTAAAGGATAACAAGCTTTATGCGTTCAGTAAGGAATTTAACACGCTTTTAGTCATAGACCCTACAAAAGAAGAGATCCTTGAAGTTTATGGTTTGCCTAAAGAGATTAAAAATATCAGCGCTGGGGGATTTAGGGATAATGAGCTTATCCTTGTGAGCTATGAGAATGATAAAAATATTCTCTATACCCTTAATTTTTAAACTCTTTTAAAGCTACTTTTTTCTAATATATTAACGCATTAGAAGATGGTCGCTATTTTAGAATAGAGGAAAGTCCGGGCTACATTAGACAAAATTCCATCTAACGGATGGCTAGCGCAAGCTAAGGGAAAGTGCCACAGAAAGCAAACCGCCTTTTTAAGGTAAGGGTGAAAGGGTGGGGTAAGAGCCCACCAGAGCTAAAGCAATTTAGCTTGTTTGGGCAAACCCAATTTGTAGCAAGAAGCGCATGGTAAGTCTAAATTGATACACGCTTCGCTTGAGGAATATTGCAAAATATTTCCCAGATAAATGGCCATCCATTGACAGAACCCGGCTTATTCTAATGCTCAACTGCGTGTTGATTTTTTAATAAAGTTTCAATCATTTTATTTTTTTTATTTTTTTACCTAATTGTTGTTTAAAATCTTAAAGATTTGTGTTACACTCTGTAAAATCAAAATCAAAGGAGATAGCGTGTTAGAAAAATCTTTTTTAAAAAGCAAGCAATTATTTTTATGCGGATTGGGTGTTTTGATGTTGCAGGCTTGCACTTGCCCAAACACTTCACAAAGGAATTCTTTCTTGCAAGATGTGCCTTATTGGATGTTGCAAAATCGCAGTGAGTATATCACGCAAGGGGTGGATAGCTCGCACATTGTGGATGGTAAGAAAACTGAAGAGATAGAAAAAATCGCTACCAAAAGAGCGACAATAAGAGTGGCACAAAATATTGTGCATAAACTCAAAGAGGCTTACCTTTCTAAATCCAACCGCATCAAGCAAAAGATCACTAATGAAATGTTTATCCAAATGACACAGCCCATTTATGATAGCTTGATGAATGTGGATCGTTTAGGGATTTATATCAATCCTAACAATGAGGAAGTGTTTGCGTTAGTGCGTG
This DNA window, taken from Helicobacter pylori, encodes the following:
- a CDS encoding site-specific DNA-methyltransferase, with amino-acid sequence MTDKNQAKKMGINIIQSQQENNPLFDMLLKNFPQTIKDGQVSLSAIKMLLGFNESMNDISGYELTWTGKGLANALYSEPCQKQLKLQESFTPQTSANKHSNNAIIIGDNLDVLKLLKSAYSEKIKMIYIDPPYNTGNDDFIYPDNFRQDYQKILREVGLMEIDENGKETESESLKFFKNTQGSGTHSGWLSFMLPRLKLARDLLKEDGVIFISIDDNECANLKILCDEIFGEDNFVAEIVRNTNSSKNQSLFVSVSHEYCLIYAKDISFLSKKHENDKWQVPKNNVKEYYSRVKTLQNKDLSNDEITEELKELTKYPRFMDFTNYWYFDEKGLYRKDNLGGVKNGNKFKIINPLTNQEDPIPPGGFRYSKEKLQELIKDNRIHFHTDGSLPTLKRYLDENHTQRPKSIMSDDQRPDYALLQELFNGIMVFDNPKQMAFMQRIIGIATEKGDIILDFFAGSGTTAHAVMELNAEDKGNREFILVQIDEEIKEDKSAYDFCKNVLKSTKPVISDITIERVKRAAQKIIESSKDSGLDLGFKVYTLQDKAQITNDKEEITLFNHSHLTPFDKALNLALQCGKTLDQALEIIIKDKLYKCEDAYFCIVCDKEAQEYLAKSKNEMIFLDGYEEIDLEAFLNLNASFKERLSVVY
- a CDS encoding tumor necrosis factor alpha-inducing protein, with protein sequence MLEKSFLKSKQLFLCGLGVLMLQACTCPNTSQRNSFLQDVPYWMLQNRSEYITQGVDSSHIVDGKKTEEIEKIATKRATIRVAQNIVHKLKEAYLSKSNRIKQKITNEMFIQMTQPIYDSLMNVDRLGIYINPNNEEVFALVRARGFDKDALSEGLHKMALDNQAVSILVTKVEEIFKDSVNYGDVKVPIAM
- a CDS encoding disulfide bond formation protein B codes for the protein MDKEAKFYNLFSLAILGILIFPVGLANFYFGYVLKDSPCIFCWAQRINMILIGAVALLVVRFGFKPKYIALLLLMASSGLYESFYHTGSHALEDVGQGFALAILGLHTQFWALFVFFSVVALLAVLLFFAPNTQLFKDDSLNALQKSAFYVFLIVVGSNAVQAFISTGPFPYIGQSDPVRFSWNLKESVWSMENWDHLKFPRSVLGRRDVGEPLKLSTLPKDNDYEHSPLEITKTLKIEKKEELPLKLNGAITDLNFNEDKAILTTENQGLYLVSNDLKTTHSHMVLDSYYSATVGSFVGADFNEDENIVIMGNNKTSVEITPNKNANALKNFPYFLEGANSFDEVERSRLKTSRAKNYYVSAARRGVKFTYLITAPNKRYKDLIIISMLNSDKQAHGEFLLELGNAKLKEKRKLGELVISALALKDNKLYAFSKEFNTLLVIDPTKEEILEVYGLPKEIKNISAGGFRDNELILVSYENDKNILYTLNF